A section of the Acidobacterium capsulatum ATCC 51196 genome encodes:
- a CDS encoding PLP-dependent aminotransferase family protein, with amino-acid sequence MKTLSGIWLDRDSNITLQDQVVQQVKALIRRGALHPQEMLPSSRELATQLRISRNTVVYAYDRLVSEGYVEARFRSGVFVSEVVPQQRRVRDSQAARHRKVLEREVAAPSGSLRAPLPFRPCQPDVSLFPLPMWNRLRGRALREHGKSLLHYQESCVSGLPALRQNIAQYLQASRGVQCDWRQIVITSGSQQALCLLARLLVPAFGSRVYMEDPGYLGARLAWQSVDARIVPGALDENGLQLPTSELRDLALIYTTPSRQFPTGVSLSLPRRLAILDYARRHKTWVIEDDYDAEFRYKAAPLPSLQSLDEDNRVIYVGTFSKALFPALRLGYVVVPAELFDRFRAAKHLMDDHGPLVDQATLAMFLESGAFHSHIRRCRKAYAERQECFLELFSQSDLPLEFRYTDGGMNLLGWLPEGSDDRRLSKRLREDGLDIPALTSYSLKARAPGLVFGFTAFDPATIRRGFARVREHFVL; translated from the coding sequence ATGAAAACACTTAGCGGAATCTGGCTCGATCGGGACAGCAATATCACACTGCAGGATCAGGTCGTGCAGCAAGTCAAGGCGCTCATCCGCCGGGGCGCTTTGCACCCGCAAGAGATGCTGCCCTCAAGCCGTGAGCTGGCCACGCAGCTACGCATCAGCCGCAACACGGTGGTCTACGCCTACGACCGTCTCGTGAGCGAAGGGTATGTGGAGGCGCGCTTTCGTTCTGGCGTCTTTGTCAGCGAAGTGGTGCCGCAGCAGCGGCGCGTGCGCGACTCGCAGGCCGCGCGCCACCGTAAAGTGCTCGAACGGGAGGTCGCCGCGCCTTCCGGTAGCTTGCGCGCCCCGTTGCCGTTTCGCCCCTGCCAGCCGGATGTTTCGCTTTTTCCGTTGCCGATGTGGAACCGCCTGCGCGGCCGCGCGCTGCGCGAGCACGGCAAGAGCCTGCTGCACTACCAGGAGAGCTGCGTCAGCGGACTGCCGGCGCTGCGGCAGAACATTGCCCAATACCTGCAGGCGAGCCGCGGCGTGCAGTGTGACTGGCGGCAGATTGTCATCACCTCGGGCTCGCAGCAGGCGCTGTGCCTGCTGGCCAGACTGCTGGTGCCGGCCTTCGGCAGCCGCGTGTACATGGAAGATCCGGGATACCTGGGAGCACGGCTGGCGTGGCAGAGTGTGGACGCCCGCATTGTGCCGGGCGCGCTCGACGAGAACGGCCTGCAGCTGCCGACCAGCGAACTGCGTGACCTCGCGCTGATCTACACGACTCCTTCGCGGCAGTTTCCCACCGGCGTTTCGCTCTCGTTGCCGCGGCGGCTCGCCATCCTGGACTACGCGCGGCGGCATAAGACCTGGGTAATTGAGGACGACTACGACGCGGAGTTTCGCTACAAGGCTGCGCCGCTGCCGAGCCTGCAGAGCCTGGATGAGGATAACCGTGTGATCTACGTGGGCACCTTCAGCAAAGCCCTGTTCCCGGCGCTGCGCCTGGGTTATGTGGTGGTTCCGGCCGAGCTGTTTGACCGTTTCCGCGCGGCCAAGCACCTGATGGACGATCATGGCCCGCTGGTCGACCAAGCAACTCTGGCAATGTTTCTGGAGAGCGGCGCCTTTCATTCGCATATCCGCCGCTGCCGCAAGGCGTATGCCGAGCGTCAGGAGTGCTTCCTGGAACTGTTCAGTCAATCGGATCTGCCGCTGGAATTCCGGTACACCGATGGGGGCATGAATCTGCTGGGGTGGCTTCCGGAAGGCAGCGACGACCGGCGTCTGTCAAAGCGTTTGCGAGAGGATGGTCTGGATATTCCGGCGCTGACCTCTTATTCGCTGAAGGCGCGCGCCCCGGGGCTGGTCTTTGGCTTCACGGCGTTCGATCCGGCGACGATTCGCAGAGGCTTTGCAAGGGTGCGGGAGCATTTCGTACTTTGA
- a CDS encoding APC family permease, protein MSWPNPLIQPCCTCLSWSFAITGDARPSESPSGRTGIEEIQQTRQPEGALIRQLGLGDSISIIMGIMIGSGIFLMAGSIARQLHSIAMVIAVWTLGGLMSLAGALSISELGAAFPSAGGLYVYLEEAYGSAVGFLYGWSAIVLIYSNSVAAMAAAIGFYAAPLLGLGAGWQKGLQVLCIVFFTAVNSLGVSTGKRVQNTLTALKIGGLAAMMVVLYVKGSAAHFGRNFFGPAHAGFSLTAIGVALVAVLWAYDGWHIVSFTAGEIRNPARTLPRALLLGVVLTTIIYLLANVAYYAVLSPGAIRGTDRVAALAVQHALGAKGGLLISILIIVSILGAINGVMMGAPRVNLAMARDGLFFRPFARVSRKSHAPVLATVAQGAFAMLFTTLGSFRELFTSYVFTSWIFYGLCVAAVILLRYRRPALERPYRCPLYPITPAFFLLAACGVVVTNFVVNFRQALLGVGLILLGLPLYFLFRYMERNRRPA, encoded by the coding sequence ATAAGCTGGCCGAATCCTCTGATCCAGCCATGCTGCACCTGTCTGAGTTGGTCATTCGCTATAACCGGGGACGCACGTCCATCTGAGAGCCCCAGCGGGAGAACCGGAATCGAAGAGATACAGCAGACGCGGCAGCCCGAAGGCGCGCTGATTCGCCAGCTCGGCCTCGGCGACTCCATCTCGATCATCATGGGCATCATGATCGGGTCGGGCATCTTTCTGATGGCCGGCAGCATTGCGCGCCAGCTGCATTCGATCGCGATGGTCATCGCCGTATGGACGCTCGGCGGTCTCATGAGTCTTGCCGGAGCGCTTTCTATCAGCGAACTCGGGGCGGCCTTTCCCTCAGCTGGCGGCCTGTACGTGTACCTGGAAGAGGCCTACGGTTCCGCGGTTGGCTTCCTCTATGGCTGGAGCGCGATTGTCCTCATCTACTCCAACAGTGTGGCGGCCATGGCGGCAGCCATCGGCTTCTACGCCGCTCCGCTGCTGGGCCTCGGCGCAGGCTGGCAGAAGGGGCTGCAGGTGCTCTGCATCGTCTTCTTCACGGCGGTCAACAGCCTCGGCGTTTCCACTGGCAAGCGCGTGCAGAATACTCTGACGGCGCTCAAGATCGGCGGCCTCGCTGCGATGATGGTCGTGCTGTACGTAAAGGGGAGCGCCGCGCACTTCGGCAGGAACTTCTTCGGGCCAGCCCACGCGGGTTTCAGCCTCACGGCCATCGGCGTCGCTCTCGTTGCCGTGCTCTGGGCATATGACGGCTGGCACATTGTCTCGTTCACCGCCGGGGAGATTCGCAACCCGGCCCGCACGCTGCCCCGCGCCCTTCTGCTCGGCGTGGTGCTCACCACCATCATCTATCTGCTGGCCAATGTCGCCTACTATGCCGTGCTGAGTCCGGGCGCGATCCGCGGAACCGACCGCGTCGCCGCCCTTGCCGTGCAGCATGCGCTCGGCGCCAAGGGCGGCCTGCTCATCAGCATCCTCATCATCGTGTCTATTCTCGGCGCGATCAACGGGGTCATGATGGGCGCGCCCCGCGTTAATCTGGCCATGGCGCGAGACGGGCTCTTCTTTCGCCCTTTTGCGCGCGTCAGCCGCAAATCCCATGCCCCGGTGCTGGCCACCGTGGCGCAGGGTGCCTTTGCCATGCTCTTCACAACGCTGGGGTCCTTCCGGGAACTCTTCACGTCATACGTCTTTACTTCCTGGATCTTCTACGGCCTTTGTGTCGCGGCGGTGATTCTGCTGCGCTACCGGCGGCCTGCACTTGAACGCCCGTATCGCTGCCCGCTCTACCCCATCACCCCGGCGTTTTTTCTACTGGCCGCATGCGGCGTCGTAGTCACCAATTTTGTGGTCAATTTTCGCCAGGCCCTGCTGGGAGTCGGCCTGATTCTCCTCGGTCTGCCGCTGTATTTCCTCTTCCGGTACATGGAACGCAACCGCCGACCCGCCTGA
- a CDS encoding FMN-binding negative transcriptional regulator: protein MFVRSCWKPTEEDLWKLVEANPWALLVNNGPEGPFATNLPLILDRTREKPVLVSHIARANEHAQALREAATPTLAIFHGPVSYVTASWYPQRDMPSTYYYTAVHCYGRVRIQDQPDLRASLEELTRGMESKYPAGWKTSEIPPQDITRRLPAIMGFELEVDRAEGKFKLGQDEPVKDALAVGNKLAESSDPAMLHLSELVIRYNRGRTSI from the coding sequence ATGTTCGTTCGCAGTTGCTGGAAACCCACCGAAGAAGATCTTTGGAAGCTGGTGGAAGCCAACCCATGGGCACTGCTCGTCAACAATGGCCCCGAGGGACCGTTTGCGACCAATCTGCCACTGATTCTGGACCGTACCCGCGAAAAGCCCGTGCTGGTCAGTCATATTGCGCGCGCCAACGAGCATGCGCAGGCACTCCGCGAGGCCGCGACGCCTACGCTTGCCATCTTTCACGGGCCCGTCAGCTACGTGACGGCCTCCTGGTATCCCCAGCGCGACATGCCCTCGACCTACTACTACACTGCGGTCCACTGCTATGGCCGTGTGCGCATCCAGGACCAGCCGGATCTTCGTGCATCCCTGGAGGAACTGACCCGCGGCATGGAATCGAAATACCCCGCCGGCTGGAAGACTTCCGAGATTCCTCCTCAGGACATCACCCGCCGCCTGCCCGCTATCATGGGCTTCGAACTGGAAGTGGATCGCGCCGAAGGCAAGTTCAAGCTGGGGCAGGACGAGCCGGTCAAAGACGCCCTGGCCGTAGGCAATAAGCTGGCCGAATCCTCTGATCCAGCCATGCTGCACCTGTCTGAGTTGGTCATTCGCTATAACCGGGGACGCACGTCCATCTGA
- a CDS encoding TonB-dependent siderophore receptor encodes MHENKRLKLYAATLGCGVLLALGAPARAAQTACKVDRHAPAVRLSGTVTDQSNGVVIGANVTLVCGDYHEQTQTTADGSYSISAPQGSYTLEVKSPGYQAIHEPVRLSEAGAQLKNLKLQVGTAVSIVSVTAPTGYVATSSTTATKTGLPLIETPQTISVITGDQLVQRDVQSMNQALNYTAGVGTATYGADPRFDWFNIRGFDESTYGMYRDNLRWQSGQVEGEIEPYDLQEIDVIKGPSSVLYGQNTPGGLVNLVTKRPEAYPSNELIAQFGSFDRKQVQGDFGGPLDANAHLRYRIVGLYRNSGTQVNYVPDDRDFIAPSFTWAPSSRTTLTILTDYQHDNTGWSQFLPAQGTLYANPNGKIPTDTFTGQPGFDFFHRQQWSLAYLFEHHFGKIWTFRQAFRYSRIAFDGNDAFGGGLAPDLKTLYRFGYSDALTLGMYAVDNQAFAQFKTGKVQQSVLAGLDYSHADALQISGFSAAPSIDIYKPDYHQTIATPVPYLKTDQPSWQNGVYLQDLVKFTPKIIATLSGREDWTGMATKDLLFGAPTTKQNPSRFTGRVGGTYLSSIGLAPYFSYSTSFLPTTGVNFYGQPFKPTTGNQYEGGLKYQPRHTNSFITASFYNINENNVQEPDPNNPNNTVQTGSVRSRGVELEAVASLMHGLDVHASYSYDDEKVTKAVPASEIGTRPVLIPKDLISLHTHYTFSSGLLSGLGLGGGVRYTGTVAGDAANTFILPGYTLFDVSGQYYWKSMEFQVTGTNVGDKIYVPICTSISYCNYGSRRNVIGNVQYHWGSWRHIF; translated from the coding sequence ATGCACGAGAACAAGAGACTCAAGCTGTATGCGGCCACCCTGGGCTGCGGCGTATTGCTGGCCTTGGGCGCGCCGGCGCGCGCAGCGCAGACCGCATGCAAGGTGGATCGCCATGCGCCGGCGGTCCGGCTGAGCGGCACGGTAACCGACCAGTCGAACGGGGTGGTGATTGGCGCCAATGTGACGCTGGTGTGCGGCGATTACCATGAGCAGACGCAGACCACGGCAGACGGCTCGTACTCGATCTCGGCACCACAGGGCAGCTATACGCTGGAGGTGAAGTCGCCAGGCTACCAGGCCATTCATGAGCCGGTGAGGCTGAGCGAGGCCGGAGCGCAGCTGAAGAATCTGAAACTGCAGGTGGGCACGGCGGTGAGCATTGTCTCGGTGACGGCGCCAACGGGGTATGTCGCCACCTCGTCCACGACGGCGACCAAGACCGGGCTGCCGCTGATTGAGACTCCGCAGACGATCTCAGTGATTACGGGCGACCAGTTGGTGCAGCGCGATGTGCAGTCCATGAACCAGGCGCTCAACTACACGGCGGGTGTGGGAACGGCGACGTATGGCGCGGACCCGCGTTTTGATTGGTTTAACATTCGCGGCTTCGACGAGTCGACCTATGGCATGTACCGCGATAATCTGCGCTGGCAGAGCGGCCAGGTGGAGGGCGAGATTGAGCCGTACGATCTCCAGGAGATCGACGTGATCAAGGGCCCCAGTTCTGTGCTGTACGGTCAGAATACGCCGGGCGGCCTGGTGAACCTGGTGACGAAGCGGCCCGAGGCGTATCCCTCAAATGAGTTGATCGCGCAGTTCGGCAGCTTTGACCGCAAGCAGGTGCAGGGCGACTTCGGCGGTCCGCTCGATGCAAATGCGCATCTGCGCTACCGGATCGTCGGCCTTTATCGCAACAGCGGCACGCAGGTGAACTATGTGCCGGACGACCGCGACTTCATCGCGCCCTCGTTTACCTGGGCGCCATCGAGCCGGACGACGTTGACTATCCTGACCGACTACCAGCATGACAACACGGGATGGAGCCAGTTTCTGCCGGCGCAGGGCACACTCTACGCGAACCCGAACGGCAAGATTCCGACCGACACTTTTACGGGGCAGCCGGGGTTTGATTTCTTTCATCGCCAGCAGTGGTCGCTGGCATACCTGTTTGAGCATCACTTCGGCAAGATCTGGACCTTCCGGCAGGCCTTCCGTTATTCGCGCATTGCCTTCGATGGTAACGATGCCTTTGGCGGCGGACTTGCCCCCGATCTGAAGACGCTCTACCGCTTTGGATACTCAGACGCGCTGACGCTGGGCATGTATGCGGTCGATAACCAGGCCTTTGCGCAGTTCAAGACGGGCAAGGTGCAGCAATCGGTGCTGGCGGGTCTCGATTACTCGCATGCCGATGCACTGCAGATCAGCGGCTTTTCGGCTGCGCCGAGCATCGATATCTACAAGCCGGACTACCACCAGACGATCGCAACGCCGGTGCCATACCTGAAGACCGATCAGCCCTCGTGGCAGAACGGTGTCTATCTGCAGGATCTGGTGAAATTCACACCGAAGATCATCGCAACACTGAGCGGACGCGAAGACTGGACCGGCATGGCGACGAAAGATCTGCTCTTTGGAGCGCCGACCACGAAGCAGAACCCGAGCCGTTTTACGGGCCGTGTGGGAGGCACGTATCTCTCGTCGATTGGTCTGGCACCGTACTTCAGCTACTCGACCTCGTTTCTTCCGACTACGGGAGTGAACTTCTACGGGCAGCCCTTCAAGCCAACGACGGGCAACCAGTATGAGGGTGGCCTCAAGTATCAGCCGCGGCACACGAACAGCTTCATTACCGCATCGTTTTACAACATCAATGAGAACAACGTGCAGGAGCCGGACCCGAACAATCCGAATAACACGGTCCAGACCGGTTCGGTTCGCTCGCGCGGCGTGGAACTCGAAGCCGTCGCGAGCCTGATGCATGGCCTCGATGTGCATGCATCTTACTCCTACGATGACGAGAAGGTGACGAAGGCCGTCCCGGCGAGCGAGATCGGCACGCGTCCGGTGCTGATTCCGAAGGACCTCATCAGCCTGCACACGCATTACACCTTCTCTTCAGGGCTGCTCTCTGGCCTGGGACTCGGCGGCGGCGTGCGCTATACGGGCACGGTGGCGGGCGATGCGGCGAACACGTTCATTCTGCCGGGCTACACATTGTTCGATGTCTCGGGGCAGTATTACTGGAAGTCGATGGAGTTCCAGGTTACGGGCACTAATGTGGGAGATAAAATCTACGTACCCATCTGCACCTCCATCAGCTACTGCAATTATGGCAGCCGCCGCAACGTTATCGGCAACGTGCAATACCACTGGGGAAGCTGGCGGCACATTTTCTAA
- a CDS encoding amidohydrolase, whose amino-acid sequence MYSVSTFPAGIDLLLRNGKVWTCDPHLPLAEAVAVQGHRIVAVGSNAELEPFAEQAERVIDLQGRLLLPGFNDAHVHFYIGGDTLASVNLREVKSPQELRETLRQYVQTRAPGEWILNGSWDHERWDPVQLPTAALIDAVTPDHPVWINRSDGHMKLANSLAMRLAGVDRNTPDVPGGEIVRDDAGNPTGIFKDAANRLVDHAIPLPSKAHMRSALLAAQQYALENGVTSVQDMGVLGSRGAETMAEVIRTYQELDLAGEWHVRVSAHLPLPEWQRLGHAGIRARMNTGRLQLGGVKSFSDGSLGSTTAWFFEPYTDAPHTCGLPSEEMLDGEAMYARMRAADAAGLQLVIHAIGDRANSAVLDLCERLQKENGPLDRRLRIEHAQHLRREDIARFAELGVIASVQPYHALDDGRWAERRIGPERVKNTYAFRSLLDAGATVAFGSDWWVAPISPLWGIFAAVTRRTLDGQFPDGWVPEEKVTVEEAVHAYTVAAAYASGEEEIKGSITPGKLADLVILSGDIFLIDPVRIPEVTVDATISDGQFVYERRSDKTPTSPN is encoded by the coding sequence ATGTACTCCGTCTCAACATTTCCTGCGGGCATCGATCTGCTTCTGCGCAACGGCAAGGTGTGGACCTGCGATCCGCACCTGCCGCTGGCAGAAGCGGTTGCCGTGCAGGGCCATCGCATTGTGGCGGTGGGAAGCAATGCGGAACTCGAGCCATTCGCAGAACAGGCTGAGCGGGTCATCGATCTGCAAGGCAGGCTGTTGCTGCCCGGCTTCAACGACGCACATGTCCACTTCTACATCGGCGGAGATACGCTCGCGAGCGTCAACCTGCGGGAAGTGAAAAGTCCGCAGGAACTGCGCGAGACCCTGCGGCAATATGTGCAGACCCGCGCTCCCGGCGAATGGATTTTGAACGGAAGCTGGGACCACGAAAGGTGGGACCCAGTGCAGCTGCCTACTGCGGCGCTCATCGATGCAGTCACGCCCGATCATCCGGTCTGGATCAACCGGTCCGACGGCCACATGAAGCTGGCCAACAGCCTCGCAATGCGTCTCGCCGGTGTGGACCGCAACACGCCCGATGTACCAGGCGGCGAAATCGTTCGCGATGACGCAGGGAATCCGACCGGCATCTTCAAGGATGCGGCCAACCGGCTGGTGGATCACGCGATTCCTCTGCCTTCGAAGGCACACATGCGCAGCGCCTTGCTTGCAGCGCAGCAATATGCGCTGGAGAACGGCGTGACCAGCGTGCAGGACATGGGCGTGCTTGGCAGCCGCGGCGCAGAAACGATGGCGGAAGTGATCCGCACCTATCAGGAACTCGATCTTGCCGGGGAATGGCATGTGCGCGTGTCTGCGCATCTGCCGTTGCCCGAGTGGCAGCGGCTGGGCCATGCGGGAATTCGCGCCCGTATGAACACCGGCCGTCTGCAACTAGGCGGCGTGAAGAGCTTCTCTGATGGCTCGCTCGGTTCGACGACCGCATGGTTCTTTGAGCCGTACACCGACGCCCCCCATACGTGCGGCCTGCCGAGCGAAGAAATGCTCGACGGGGAAGCGATGTACGCACGCATGCGCGCCGCCGACGCCGCCGGGCTGCAGTTGGTGATTCACGCGATTGGCGACCGCGCCAACAGCGCGGTACTTGATCTGTGCGAGCGGCTGCAGAAGGAGAACGGCCCGCTCGACCGCCGTCTGCGCATTGAGCACGCGCAGCATCTTCGCCGCGAAGATATTGCGCGCTTTGCCGAGCTGGGAGTGATTGCCTCGGTGCAGCCCTATCATGCCCTCGATGACGGGCGCTGGGCCGAGCGGCGTATCGGTCCGGAGCGCGTGAAAAATACCTATGCCTTTCGCTCGCTGCTCGATGCCGGGGCCACCGTGGCCTTCGGCTCGGACTGGTGGGTTGCGCCGATCAGTCCACTGTGGGGCATTTTCGCAGCGGTAACGCGCCGTACTCTTGATGGGCAATTTCCGGACGGATGGGTGCCGGAAGAAAAGGTGACCGTCGAAGAGGCCGTGCACGCTTACACTGTGGCGGCCGCGTATGCGTCGGGGGAAGAGGAGATCAAAGGTTCAATCACCCCGGGTAAACTGGCCGACCTGGTCATCCTGTCAGGCGATATCTTCTTGATTGACCCCGTGCGCATTCCGGAAGTCACAGTCGATGCGACGATCTCAGACGGGCAGTTTGTGTACGAGCGCCGGTCGGACAAAACTCCAACATCTCCGAACTAG
- a CDS encoding S9 family peptidase, with protein MQRRTFLSISSAAWLGVWPRISHARARAACAYPAPPVTPKIPKRILQLGRVRVDDYAWLKASNWKEVWRNPSALQADIRMHLKAESAYASAVLAPTLPLQNKLFAEMAARSAGDDAPPPWPDGDWLYYSRFAAGAQHPSWYRKRRDGRGHEELLLDGDVRAHGQPWFNVVHAKPSPDQRLFAWAEDTTGGEKFRIYVKDLSTGEVLARPAENAYGEFVFSADSAWIYWVFRDANSRPSKIYRRPARGSADSLVFAESDPAMLMTVTHTASRRYVMIRSWNAVTSEVRLIPASHPQQAPALVEPRTPGLVYSVEDWQGRLAILTNADGATNFKLMWASEEDPSRKTWRDWIPYNPAHFVTGMQPFQDYFVRMERVDANPRLVVTHAGDMREHAIAFHEAAYAVDVNEHQQYDSRTLRYVYQSPRQPKQWIDYDMAHAKPQLVKAQTVGHGFDPSEYVVESLSATASDGAQVPVTVLRHRDTKLDGHAPVLMYGYASYGYFVQPEFSSEVLSLVDRGWMYVIAHPRGGSAKGWTWYLEARQLHKKLTFTDFLSCAETLIEKGYGSKGRIVVYGFSAGGLLAGAVLNMRPDLWSGVIAEAPFVDMLNTMSDPTHPLVPLTYPDWGNPLASGAAYDAIASYSPYDNVQKQAYPPVLATTSVADDRVGYWEPAKWIAKLRAEDTSHTPKMLRVEMGGHGGSVGRYAKLHQTAMFYAFAISSLKHCV; from the coding sequence ATGCAGCGCCGAACCTTCCTATCGATCTCGTCTGCGGCATGGCTTGGCGTCTGGCCGCGCATTTCGCATGCGAGGGCGCGTGCCGCGTGCGCATATCCCGCGCCGCCGGTGACGCCGAAGATTCCTAAACGCATTCTTCAACTGGGTCGCGTGCGAGTCGACGATTATGCGTGGCTCAAGGCGTCGAACTGGAAAGAGGTGTGGAGGAATCCGTCTGCGCTGCAGGCGGATATTCGCATGCATCTGAAGGCGGAGAGTGCTTACGCGAGCGCTGTGCTTGCGCCGACGCTGCCGCTGCAGAATAAGCTCTTTGCCGAGATGGCGGCGCGGTCAGCGGGTGACGACGCCCCGCCGCCGTGGCCGGACGGCGACTGGCTGTACTACAGCCGCTTTGCGGCTGGCGCACAGCATCCATCGTGGTATCGCAAGCGGCGCGATGGCCGGGGCCATGAGGAACTGCTGCTTGACGGCGATGTACGGGCGCACGGGCAGCCGTGGTTCAACGTAGTGCATGCAAAACCGAGCCCCGACCAAAGGCTGTTTGCGTGGGCCGAGGATACGACCGGTGGTGAGAAGTTCCGGATTTACGTGAAGGACCTGTCTACGGGCGAGGTGCTGGCTCGTCCGGCCGAAAATGCTTATGGTGAATTTGTATTCTCCGCCGATTCGGCTTGGATCTACTGGGTGTTTCGCGATGCGAATAGCCGGCCCTCGAAGATATACCGGCGTCCAGCGCGCGGCAGCGCCGATAGCCTCGTGTTTGCGGAGAGCGATCCTGCGATGCTGATGACCGTGACGCACACGGCGTCGCGCCGCTACGTGATGATCCGGTCCTGGAATGCGGTGACGAGCGAGGTGCGGTTGATTCCGGCTTCGCATCCGCAGCAGGCTCCGGCGTTGGTGGAGCCACGCACTCCGGGGCTGGTCTATTCGGTAGAAGACTGGCAGGGGCGGCTGGCGATTCTGACCAATGCCGACGGCGCGACCAACTTCAAGCTGATGTGGGCGAGCGAAGAGGATCCTTCGCGGAAAACATGGCGCGACTGGATCCCGTACAACCCCGCGCATTTTGTAACAGGCATGCAGCCATTTCAGGATTACTTCGTGCGCATGGAGCGGGTCGATGCGAATCCCAGGTTGGTGGTGACGCATGCCGGGGATATGCGGGAGCACGCTATCGCGTTTCATGAAGCGGCATACGCCGTGGATGTGAACGAGCATCAGCAGTACGATTCGCGCACGCTACGCTATGTATACCAGTCGCCTCGCCAGCCGAAGCAGTGGATCGACTACGACATGGCCCACGCGAAGCCGCAACTGGTGAAGGCGCAGACGGTGGGGCACGGCTTTGACCCGAGCGAGTATGTGGTGGAGAGCCTCAGCGCGACGGCGTCTGATGGAGCGCAGGTGCCGGTAACCGTGCTGCGTCACCGCGACACGAAGCTCGACGGCCACGCGCCCGTTCTGATGTACGGCTACGCCTCCTACGGCTATTTTGTGCAGCCGGAATTTTCTTCGGAGGTGCTTTCGCTTGTGGATCGCGGCTGGATGTATGTCATCGCGCACCCGCGCGGAGGCTCGGCGAAGGGCTGGACCTGGTATTTAGAAGCGAGGCAACTACATAAAAAGCTAACCTTCACCGATTTCCTCTCCTGCGCCGAAACCCTGATCGAGAAGGGTTATGGGAGCAAGGGCCGCATCGTGGTCTACGGATTCTCGGCAGGCGGCCTGCTGGCCGGCGCAGTGCTGAACATGCGGCCCGATCTCTGGTCGGGCGTGATTGCGGAGGCTCCATTCGTGGATATGCTGAATACGATGAGCGACCCGACGCACCCTCTGGTGCCGCTGACGTATCCGGACTGGGGGAATCCGCTGGCAAGCGGGGCGGCTTACGATGCTATCGCGAGCTACTCGCCTTACGATAATGTGCAGAAGCAAGCGTATCCGCCGGTACTGGCAACCACGAGCGTGGCCGATGACCGTGTTGGCTACTGGGAGCCGGCCAAGTGGATTGCCAAGCTGCGTGCCGAGGATACCAGCCACACGCCGAAGATGCTGCGCGTGGAGATGGGCGGCCACGGCGGCTCGGTAGGCCGCTACGCCAAGCTGCATCAGACGGCGATGTTTTACGCCTTCGCCATCTCGTCGCTGAAACACTGCGTGTAG
- a CDS encoding PepSY-associated TM helix domain-containing protein, producing the protein MGFLDQPQRVWWRKAFFQMHLWIGVLLGAYLVAICLSGSLLVFEPNLLNDTPQLPHAAVQGPATWNQMVAVALHAYPDATLADIDMRSANRRVAPIGLRLDGETQIVYVDSFTNRIAGSEVLERRHAVVEFTEALHNQLALGVEGGYANGIGGALLFVMTATGLVLWWPGKRNWKRGLKVQWRARWARLNWDLHSAFGFWCFVLVAMWGITGAYFIFPRPFDQALQRLCPMPAARQLPSSFQPGEPVLTPDDFIARAKRIYPGSKLAYFYMDTSAAHGEVQVYLSPNPSIPMPLLEDEVVFQPTTGAVLMQTSSAHWNWAERLSISIYSIHFGNFGGWPVQVLWALLGLVPVLLVVTGYVMWWNRVLKKKWVNLKSVRR; encoded by the coding sequence ATGGGATTTCTTGATCAACCGCAGAGAGTCTGGTGGCGCAAGGCGTTCTTTCAGATGCATCTGTGGATCGGCGTACTGCTGGGCGCTTACCTGGTCGCAATCTGCCTGAGCGGCAGCCTGCTGGTCTTTGAGCCGAACCTGCTGAATGACACGCCCCAACTGCCGCATGCGGCGGTGCAGGGGCCGGCGACCTGGAATCAGATGGTCGCGGTTGCGCTGCATGCCTATCCGGACGCCACGCTGGCAGACATTGACATGCGCTCGGCCAATCGCCGCGTCGCTCCCATCGGTTTGCGGCTCGACGGCGAAACTCAGATCGTCTATGTGGACTCGTTTACGAATCGCATCGCCGGCAGTGAAGTGCTCGAACGGCGGCATGCCGTTGTGGAGTTTACGGAGGCGCTGCATAACCAACTCGCGCTGGGCGTGGAGGGTGGCTACGCGAACGGGATCGGCGGCGCGCTGCTCTTCGTCATGACCGCGACGGGCCTGGTGCTGTGGTGGCCGGGCAAGCGGAACTGGAAGCGCGGCCTGAAGGTGCAGTGGCGCGCGCGCTGGGCGCGGCTCAACTGGGATCTGCACAGCGCCTTTGGCTTCTGGTGCTTTGTGCTGGTCGCGATGTGGGGCATCACGGGTGCTTACTTCATCTTTCCGCGGCCTTTCGATCAGGCGCTGCAGCGGCTCTGTCCGATGCCGGCGGCGCGCCAGCTGCCTTCGTCGTTTCAGCCCGGCGAGCCAGTGCTGACGCCGGACGATTTTATCGCCCGCGCGAAACGTATTTATCCCGGTAGCAAATTGGCGTACTTCTATATGGATACGAGCGCTGCTCATGGCGAAGTACAGGTGTACCTTTCGCCGAATCCCTCGATTCCGATGCCTCTGTTGGAAGACGAGGTCGTATTTCAGCCAACGACCGGGGCCGTATTGATGCAAACATCGAGCGCTCACTGGAACTGGGCAGAGCGGCTTTCGATCAGCATTTACTCCATTCACTTCGGGAACTTTGGCGGATGGCCGGTGCAGGTGCTATGGGCGTTGCTGGGGCTGGTGCCGGTGCTGCTGGTGGTGACCGGATACGTGATGTGGTGGAATCGCGTCCTCAAAAAGAAGTGGGTAAATCTGAAGTCCGTCCGGCGGTAG